Genomic DNA from Thermodesulfovibrionales bacterium:
TGAATGTGCTGGTCGTTATGATCGGCAGGGTCCCGACAAAGGCAGCGAGCAGACCTCGGGAGTGGTTTGCAAGATAGGTGACACCGCTCGTGATAATTCCGCCGAAAAGGAAGTAGAGAAGGTACCTTGATTCAAGCATCTCTTACCGGATATTCATCGCCGTCATCGATAGAGAGCTTCCCTCTATAGTCTACCCGAGCGTATGATGGATATGACGAGCCATAAGCCGAGAATAAAGGCGAGTATAAAACTGAGTATGCCGAGAATCGACAACCCGAAGACTTTCGGTCCGACACCTGTTCCGTGCATGATGGCGGAACTGACCAGGACGGCGCTCACGATCATGCCGAAGGCGATCCTGTTGCTCGAGCGGTCCATGTCGTGAATCAATTTCTCGAAGCCGCTGTGCGTCATCTTTACATGGAGGTCATCGTTGAGCACCTTCCGAAAAACCTGTTTCATCTGTTTCGGAAAGAGGAGGACAAAATCTCCGAGGTCCATTATACTCTTGCTCCCCTTTTCGAGGATCTTGGCCGGGCTGAAGCCCTTTCTGGCGAGTCTTGATGCATAAGGCTCGGCTGCTGAGACGAAATCGAACGTCGGATCCAATTCCCTGCAGATACTCTCGAGAATGAGAAGCGCCTTGTTGATGAGGAGCAAATCCGAAGGAATCCGTATCCTGTGCTTCATAGCGTGATGGGTGATGATGTCGAGATACTGAGCAAAATTTATCTCCTCAAGGGTGAGCCCGTAGAGCGGTTCGATAATGTCGATCAGGTCAGCCTTGAACTCCCTCCTGAAGCGCTCGAGGTCGACATCCTCGGGAACGTAACCCAGTTCCACATACTGGTCGATAAGCCTATCAAAATCCCTCTGGGTAAGGGCAAGGAAGGTATTTGCGAGCGTTTCCATCATCGCGGGGCTGACGTGGCCGACGATGCCGAAGTCAACGAAACTCAGGGTCCCGTCCAGGAGCGCGAAGATATTCCCGGGATGCGGGTCAGCGTGGAAGAACCCGTCTTCGAGAACCATCTTGAAATAGGCGTCGATCCCTATCTTCGCTATCCGTTTGCGGTCGAGGCCCATCTCCTCTATCCGCGCGATATCGTCCACCCTCACGCCGTCGACCCTCTCCATGACGAGCACCTTCTCGGTAACAAATTCCCGATAGATGCGAGGTATGTGGATATCCGGTTCATGCTCGAATATCTTGCCGAACCGATAACAGTTCCTGGCCTCGATAGCGAAATCCATTTCCTTGCGGACCGTCTTTGAGAATTCTTCAACGACACCGACGGGATTGAAGAACCGGGATTCCGGCACGTGCCTCTCGAGAAGACGGGCAACAGTCGAAAGGATCGAGATATCGGTTTCTATCTGTTCCCGTATGCCGGGCCGCTGGACCTTTACGATTACATCACTGCCGTCAAGGAGTCTTGCGCGATGGACCTGTGCTATGGATGCAGCGGCGATCGGCTCGTTCTCGAAGTCGAGGAATATCTTCGTGAGGGGCATCTTAAGCTCCTCCTCGATGATCTGTCTCGCCTCAGAGACAGGGAAGGGGGGGACTTCGTCCTGGAGTTTTTTGAATTCGTTCGCAAAGGGCGCCGTGACAAGGTCCGGCCTCGAAGAGAGTATCTGTGCCAGCTTGATGAAGCTCGGCCCGAGTTCTTCGAAGGCGATCCTCAGCCGTTCGGGTACTGTCGGGCCTTTCAAGGACGGCCACTGTCCGAAGGTCCTGAGGCGTTTACCGAAGGGAACGTACCTGCCGAGATGGATCTGATCGACGACACGGCCGAAGCCATGCTTTAAGAATACATTAATTACTTGTTGCAGTCTTCTTGCAGACTTGTACGTGCGGGTCAGCCTGAAGAGGTTCACGGGAACTATCCTTCTTTGGGGCCCTCCAATTTCTTGACGCGGGCAGAAAGGGTCCGGATCTCTTTTTCGAGCCTCTCGATATCGTCTTTCGAAGGAAGATTCATCCTGTCCATGGCCTTCGCAATTAACTCGGTCAGGCCTTTGCTCACCTG
This window encodes:
- a CDS encoding AarF/UbiB family protein — its product is MNLFRLTRTYKSARRLQQVINVFLKHGFGRVVDQIHLGRYVPFGKRLRTFGQWPSLKGPTVPERLRIAFEELGPSFIKLAQILSSRPDLVTAPFANEFKKLQDEVPPFPVSEARQIIEEELKMPLTKIFLDFENEPIAAASIAQVHRARLLDGSDVIVKVQRPGIREQIETDISILSTVARLLERHVPESRFFNPVGVVEEFSKTVRKEMDFAIEARNCYRFGKIFEHEPDIHIPRIYREFVTEKVLVMERVDGVRVDDIARIEEMGLDRKRIAKIGIDAYFKMVLEDGFFHADPHPGNIFALLDGTLSFVDFGIVGHVSPAMMETLANTFLALTQRDFDRLIDQYVELGYVPEDVDLERFRREFKADLIDIIEPLYGLTLEEINFAQYLDIITHHAMKHRIRIPSDLLLINKALLILESICRELDPTFDFVSAAEPYASRLARKGFSPAKILEKGSKSIMDLGDFVLLFPKQMKQVFRKVLNDDLHVKMTHSGFEKLIHDMDRSSNRIAFGMIVSAVLVSSAIMHGTGVGPKVFGLSILGILSFILAFILGLWLVISIIRSGRL